A DNA window from Ctenopharyngodon idella isolate HZGC_01 chromosome 10, HZGC01, whole genome shotgun sequence contains the following coding sequences:
- the LOC127519788 gene encoding uncharacterized protein LOC127519788, whose product MLSTLLSSRWLSRYLSRSHVRVAAGKRKVSVESMDVILSFVFLCLFAHGSSGADGVKVSVMEGDSVTLNTSVETDKQEDISWYFNNTRIAQISGDLSYGCTDVQCNDGTERFRDRLKLDHQTGSLTITNITNTDSGEYKLLITSSSDSEKIFSVSVHDVPAAERDEVKRKLVKEEESVTLDPGVIKNPNDLMMWHFNNTLVAEITGNPSKICTYAQTNERFRDRLKLDHQTGSLTITNTRNADSGEYTLQISRSSFNIKRGFSVSVTDSGLSSAAAAGIVVGVLLPVAAVVIFCCTCQVRRKDTRMQHNGQANGVKELSPNQNEIPLVDDANETSSNQTDALQTNTTNGLSPNHTEIVPEAASETST is encoded by the exons ATGCTCTCCACACTCCTGTCCAGTAGGTGGCTCTCGCGGTACTTGTCTAGGTCACATGTTAGAGTAGCGGCGGGAAAAAGGAAAGTGTCCGTGGAAAGCATGGACGTGATTTtgagttttgtgtttttatgtttatttgcacaCG GTTCATCTGGCGCTGATGGAGTCAaagtgtcagtgatggagggagactCAGTCACTCTAAACACTAGTGTTGAAACCGACAAACAAGAAGATATATCATGGTATTTTAATAACACCCGCATCGCTCAAATCAGTGGAGATCTCAGTTATGGTTGTACAGATGTTCAGTGTAATGACGGTActgagagattcagagacagactgaagctggatcatcagactggatctctgaccatcacaaacatcacaaacacagACTCTGGAGAATATAAACTACTGATCACTAGCAGCAGCGACAGTGAAAAGATCTTCAGTGTTTCTGTTCATG ATGTTCCTGCTGCTGAACGAGATGAAGTGAAGAGAAAGTTAGTAAAGGAGGAAGAATCTGTTACTTTAGATCCTGGTGTAATAAAAAACCCAAATGATTTGATGATGTGGCATTTTAATAACACGCTCGTTGCTGAAATCACTGGAAATCCCAGTAAGATCTGTACATATGCTCAGACTaatgagagattcagagacagactgaagctggatcatcagactggatctctgaccatcacaaacactaGAAACGCAGACTCTGGAGAATATACACTACAGATCAGCAGGAGCAGCTTCAACATAAAAAGGGgcttcagtgtttctgtcaCTG ATTCAGGTCTGTCTTCAGCTGCTGCAGCAGGAATAGTTGTTGGTGTCTTGCTGCCTGTGGCGGCTGTTGTGATTTTTTGCTGCACGTGTCAAGTAAGAAGAAAAG ACACCAGGATGCAGCACAATGGTCAG GCAAATGGTGTTAAAGAATTGTCCCCTAATCAGAATGAGATTCCACTGGTGGATGATGCTAACGAGACGTCCTCTAATCAGACTGATGCTCTACAGACGAACACTACGAATGGATTGTCCCCTAATCATACTGAGATTGTGCCTGAAGCTGCCAGTGAGACCTCaacgtaa